From the genome of Callithrix jacchus isolate 240 chromosome 7, calJac240_pri, whole genome shotgun sequence, one region includes:
- the ZNF593OS gene encoding transmembrane protein ZNF593OS, with the protein MRFRRLTPGYFRVLQMQIAGELKAEPRSPLAGVVATVLAVLGLGGSCYAVWKMAGQRRLPRNP; encoded by the exons ATGCGATTTCGACGCCTGACCCCTGGTTACTTCCGGGTGCTACAG ATGCAGATAGCTGGTGAGCTGAAGGCAGAGCCCCGGAGTCCACTGGCTGGGGTTGTGGCTACAGTGCTAGCTGTCCTCGGGCTGGGTGGCTCCTGCTATGCGGTCTGGAAGATGGCAGGGCAGCGGCGGCTGCCACGGAACCCATAA
- the CNKSR1 gene encoding LOW QUALITY PROTEIN: connector enhancer of kinase suppressor of ras 1 (The sequence of the model RefSeq protein was modified relative to this genomic sequence to represent the inferred CDS: deleted 1 base in 1 codon), which translates to MEPVETWTPGKVAAWLRGLDDSLQDYLFEDWQLPGKNLLQLCPRSLKALAVRSLGHQELILGGVEQLQALSSRLQTENLQSLTEGLLGTTHDFQSVVQGRLGDCAETPVDVLCAAVELVHKADALLFWLHSYLFSHLNDFSACHKIRDLLEELSQVLHENGPVAEKEGTVLRICSHVAGICHNILVCCPKELLEQRAVLEQVQLDSPLGLEIRTTSNCQHFVSQVDTQVLTDSQLQIQPGDEVVQINEQVVVGWPHENMVRELLREPAGLSLVLMKIPMPETPQQTPPQVPDSLSRRSLSLSLPPHSPRALSEDVFAFDLSSDPSLGPSPAWTDSASLDPEPLPIPPEPPALFPAGVAETPGLPESPKKNPVAGRKKSKGLATQPSRRRVSCRELGRPDCDGWLLLRKAPGGFMGPRWRRCWFVLKGHTLYWYRQPQDEKAEGLINVSNYSLESGHDQKKKYVFQLTHDVYKPFIFAADTLMDLSMWVRHLITCISKYQSPGRAPPPREEDCYSETEAEDPDDEAGSRSASPSPAQAGSPLHGDTSPAATPTQRSPRTSFGSLTDSSEEALEGIVRGLRQGGVSPLGQPYLTLDQCRSSFMRRNRDPQLNERVHRVRALQSTLKAKLQELQVLEEVLGDPELTGEKFRQWKEQNQELYSEGLGAWGGSQAEGSSYVLTSDSREQSFQSLPSDPEIQHSHLYPLTPENNLQPPDF; encoded by the exons ATGGAACCCGTAGAGACCTGGACCCCCGGAAAGGTGGCAGCTTGGCTGAgag gTCTTGACGACTCCCTGCAGGACTACCTCTTTGAGGACTGGCAGCTGCCTGGCAAGAACCTGCTCCAGCTCTGCCCCCGTAGCCTAAAGGCCCTGGCTGTGCGGTCTCTGGGACACCAGGAGCTCATCCTAGGCGGGGTGGAACAGCTCCAGGCCCTG AGCTCCAGGCTACAGACAGAGAACCTGCAGAGCCTGACAGAGGGGCTGCTGGGGACAACCCATGACTTCCAGAGTGTAGTCCAAGGCCGCTTGGGGGACTGTGCTGAGACCCCTGTTGATGTCCTCTGCGCGGCTGTGGAGCTCGTGCACAAAGCCGACGCCCTCCTCTTCTGGCTCCACAG CTACCTCTTCTCCCACTTAAATGACTTCTCGGCCTGCCACAAGATCCGGGACTTGCTGGAGGAGCTGAGCCAGGTCTTGCATGAG aATGGTCCAGTGGCCGAGAAGGAGGGCACAGTCCTGAGGATC TGCAGCCACGTGGCCGGGATCTGCCACAACATCCTGGTCTGCTGTCCCAAGGAGCTGCTGGAGCAGAGGGCCGTGCTTGAGCAGGTGCAGCTGGACAGTCCGTTG gGTCTGGAAATTCGAACCACCAGCAATTGCCAGCACTTTGTGTCCCAAGTGGACACCCAG GTTCTCACCGACTCCCAACTTCAGATCCAGCCTGGAGACGAGGTTGTCCAGATCAACGAACAGGTGGTG GTGGGATGGCCCCATGAGAACATGGTGAGGGAACTGCTTCGGGAGCCAGCTGGACTTAGCTTAGTGCTGATGAAGATCCCGATGCCGGAGACCCCCCAACAG ACACCCCCACAGGTCCCGGACTCCCTGAGCCGGAGGAGCCTATCGCTGTCTTTACCTCCACACTCTCCCAG GGCCCTATCTGAAGACGTCTTTGCATTTGACCTGTCTTCAGACCCCAGCCTTGGACCCAGCCCTGCCTGGACAG ACTCTGCCTCCCTTGATCCTGAGCCTCTGCCCATCCCCCCAGAACCCCCAGCCCTATTCCCAGCAGGGGTAGCAGAGACTCCAGGACTCCCTGAATCTCCTAAGAAG AATCCTGTTGCTGGTcggaagaaatcaaaag GCCTGGCAACTCAGCCGAGCCGCCGGCGCGTGTCATGCCGTGAGCTGGGCCGGCCGGACTGTGATGGCTGGCTCCTGTTGCGAAAGGCACCTGGTGGCTTCATGGGCCCACGCTGGCGCCGCTGCTGGTTTGTGCTCAAGGGACACACGCTCTACTGGTATCGCCAGCCCCAG GATGAGAAGGCTGAGGGCCTCATCAATGTCTCCAACTATAGCCTGGAAAGTGGACATGATCAGAAGAAGAAATA TGTGTTTCAGCTCACCCATGATGTGTACAAACCCTTCATCTTCGCTGCTGATACCCTGATGGATCTGAGCAT GTGGGTACGTCATCTCATTACCTGCATCTCCAAGTACCAGTCTCCAGGCCGGGCCCCCCCACCCCGAGAGGAAG ACTGCTACAGTGAGACGGAAGCAGAAGACCCGGACGATGAGGCTGGGTCCCGCTCAGCCTCG CCCAGCCCTGCTCAAGCTGGGAGTCCCCTCCATGGAGACACATCACCTGCAGCCACCCCCACACAGCGCAGCCCACGGACCTCCTTTGGCTCTCTGACAG ACAGCAGTGAAGAGGCACTGGAAGGAATAGtaagggggctgaggcagggtggcGTGTCCCCCCTGGGCCAGCCATACCTGACCCTGGACCAGTGTCGGAGCTCTTTCATGCGGCGCAACCGAGACCCCCAGCTCAATGAGCGAGTGCACCGTGTGCGGGCGCTACAGAGCACACTCAAG GCAAAGCTGCAGGAGCTGCAGGTCCTGGAGGAAGTGCTGGGTGACCCTGAGCTGACTGGGGAGAAGTTCCGCCAGTGGAAGGAGCAGAACCAGGAGCTGTACTCAGAGGGCCTGGGGGCTTGGGGAGGGTCGCAGGCTGAAGGCAGCTCCTATGTCTTGACCTCTGACTCCAGAGAACAGTCCTTCCAGTCCCTGCCCTCTGACCCTGAA ATTCAGCACTCCCATCTCTACCCCCTGACCCCAGAGAACAACCTCCAACCTCCTGACTTCTGA